The sequence CGACAAGATCAAGCGCGGCGAGCCGGTGCAGAGCCCCGACAAGATCGTCAAGGCGACGATGGGGGCGTAAGGTATTGTCATTCCGGGGCGCGAGCGATAGCGAGCGAGCCCGGAATCCATAACCCCAGCGCTGCGGAGTATGGATTCCGGGCCCGGCGCTCACGCGCCGTCCCGGAATGACGGACAGTTATGCGCACCGACCTCTTCGACTTCGATCTGCCGCCCGACCGCATTGCCTTGCGGCCGGTGTCGCCGCGTGAGAGCGCGCGGCTTCTGGTCGTCAGGCCGGGGCAGGCGGCGGAATTCGAAAATCGCACGGTTGGCGATTTGCCGGAGTTCCTGCAGCCCGGCGATTGCTTGGTAGTCAACGATTCCAAGGTGATCGCCGCGCGGCTCAAGGGCCGCCGTATCGGGCGGGGTGAGACGGAGCCGGCCATCGAGGCGACCTTGCACAAGCGGCTCGACGGCTCGACCTGGCGGGCCTTCATCCTCGGCGCCAAGAAGGTTCAGGCCGGCGACGTGCTGCGATTCGGCTCCGAGGGGCGGGTCTGCTTCCTCGATCAGCTCGATGCTCAAGTTTTACATAAAGATGAGGGCGGGGATGTAACCCTCTCATTTTCCTTGCATGGTCCGCATCTGGATCAGGCGATCGAGGAGCGGGGCGACATGCCGTTGCCGCCTTACATCGCCTCGAAGCGGCCAACCGACGCGCAGGACAAGACCGACTACCAGACCGTCTTCGCGCATGCGGACGGCTCGGTGGCGGCACCGACTGCCGGATTACATTTTACCGCCGAGCTCTTAACGCGGCTTCAAGCGCGCGGCGTCGCCCTCCACAAGGTGACCCTGCATGTCGGCGCTGGCACCTTCCTGCCGGTCAAGGCGGGCGACACGGCCGACCACAAGATGCATGCCGAATTCGGCGTGGTGAGCGCCGCTACGGCCGCAGCGCTAAACGCGGCGCGCGCCAAGGGCGGGCGCATCGTGGCGGTCGGCTCGACGGCGCTCCGGCTTCTGGAAAGCGCGGCCGGCGCGGACGGCGTTATTCATGAATTCGCGGGCGACACCGCGATCTTCATCACGCCCGGCTACCGATTCAAGGCGGTCGATCTGATGATGACCAACTTCCACCTGCCGCGTTCGACTTTGTTCATGCTGGTCTCGGCCTTCTCGGGCCTCGAGACGATGCAGCGCGCCTACCGCCATGCCATCGAGACCGGCTACCGGTTCTACTCCTACGGCGATGCCTGCCTGCTGCATCCGGCAGTCGCCGCAGCAAAGGCATGACAATGACGGTTCCGTCCGATCCGGCTCGGTGCATCCCCGTTCTGGCCTCGCTCGATATCGCCCAGTCGCACGACTTCTATGTCGGCAAGCTCGGCTTCGAGGCCGGATATCGCGACGACAAATATCTGATTGTCCGGCGCGACGAGATGGAACTGCATTTCTGGCTGGCGCCGGATCGCATTCATCCCGAGAACACCTCCTGCTATATCCGCGGAGGCCAGATTGTGGCGCTCTACGAGGAATACAAAGCGCGGGGCGTAGAGCGATTGTCCGATTTCGAGGTCCGGCCGTGGGACATGAAGGAGTTCTACATCCATGACCCGCACGGCAACCTGCTGCGCTTCGGCTGTAGCCCGCAGGAGATTTGAGCCCGCGTGACCCAATCTTTTTCCTTCACTCTTCACAAGACCGACGGCATGGCCCGGCGCGGTACCGTGGTGACGCCGCATGGTCCGGTCGAGACGCCGGCCTTCATGCCCGTTGGCACCCAGGCCACGGTGAAGGGGCTTTACCCGGAAGCGGTGGAAGGCACCGGCGCGCAGATCCTGCTTGGCAACACCTATCACCTGATGCTGCGGCCGGGCGCCGAACGCGTCGCCGCCCTGGGCGGCCTGCACAAATTCATGAACTGGCCGCACGCCATTCTGACCGACTCGGGCGGCTTTCAGGTCATGTCGCTCGCCACCTTGCGCAAGCTCACGGAGCAGGGCGTTACCTTCCGTTCGCATATCGACGGCAGCAAACATGAGCTGACGCCGGAACGTTCGATCGAGATTCAGGCTCTGCTCGGCACTGACATCACCATGCAGCTCGATGAATGCCTGAAGCTGCCGGCCTCGCGGGAGGAGATCGAGCGCGCGATGCAGCTCTCGATCCGCTGGGGCGAGCGGTCGAAGCGCGCCTTCGAGGCCCGCGCGCGCGACGGCTATGCGCTGTTCGGCATCGTCCAGGGCGGCGACGACGTCCCGCTGCGGCAACAGAGCGCCAAGGCGCTCACCGATATTGGCTTCCACGGCTACGCCATTGGCGGGCTGGCGGTGGGCGAGCCGCAGGAAGTGATGCTTAAGGTGGTTGAGGAGACGACGCCGGCGCTGCCGGCAGCCGCGCCGCGCTACCTGATGGGGGTCGGCACGCCGCACGACCTCATCGAGGCGGTCGCCCGCGGCGTCGACATGTTCGATTGCGTGATGCCGACCCGTAACGGCCGCCACGGCATGGCCTTCACCCGTTTCGGCCAGATCAACCTGTCCAATGCGCGACACGCCGACGACCCGCGCCCACTCGACGAGGACAGCCCGCACCCCTTGGCGCGCGTATATTCGCGCGCCTATCTGCACCACCTGACCAAGGCCAACGAGATGCTAGGACAGGTGATGCTGTCGACTATCAACATCGCCTACTACCAGGCGTTGACCGCCGGTATGCGCGCCGCGATCGAGGCCGGGCGCTTTGCCGATTACCGGGAGACGGTATTGGAAGGCTGGCGCAAGGGCGATCTGCCGCCCCTGTAAAGGACCGGTTATTTCGGGGCCGTTCGCTTCGCTGCCGGGCCGGAATGACGGGGCGATTGTCTCCGGCCGTTGCCTTCGCTATGCCACGCCACGAACTCACTTGGAGCTGCGTCCCCATGACCGTCGATCTCACCTTTCTGGAACACCGGCGCGCACCGCGGGTGAAGCTGCCGGCGGGGGCGACTGACGCGCATTGCCATGTGTTCGGGCCAGGCGACACGTTTCCCTACGCGCCGAACCGCCGCTACACCCCCAAGGACGCCCCTAAGGAAGCGCTGCGGGCGCTGCACGACCATCTCGGCGTCTCACGGGCCGTTATCGTCCAGGCGAGCTGCCACGGCACCGACAACCGCGCGATGCTCGACTGCATCGCTTCCGACCCCAAGCGCTACCGCGGCGTCGCCATCGTCGATGGCACCTTTACCGACAAGGACTTCGAGACGCTGCATGAGGGCGGCGTTCGCGGCGTTCGCTTCAACTTCGTCAAGCATCTGGGTGGCGCACCGGACATGAACGTGTTCATGCGCGTCATCGACCGGGTGAAGGGGCTGGGCTGGCATGTCGTGCTGCATCTCGACGCCCCCGACATCGTGCCTTTGTCGGGCATGATTTCACGCCTGCCGCTGCCCTTCATTGTCGATCACATGGGCCGTGTGCCGGCGCTGGCCGGCGTCGATCAGGAGCCGCTGCGGGCGCTGGTCAAGCTCGCGCGCCTCGACAATTGCTGGATCAAGGTTTGCGGCGCCGAGCGCATCGACCTGCCGCCTTACAACCGCGCGGCGCCGATTGCCCGTATCCTCGTCGAGGTCAATCCGGAGCGGGTGCTGTGGGGCACCGACTTCCCGCATCCCAACTCGACCCACGAATGCGACGAGGCCGATCTGGTCGACCTGATACCGCATTACGCCGTGAACGAACGGGCGCAGCAACGCCTGCTGGTCGACAACCCGGCGCGTCTGTATGGTTTCTGAGAAGCCGGAAGAATTCAACAAACGACAGTGGAGGAAGGCCCCAATGGCAAAACGTGTTTTTGATGGTACGCGGCGCGGCATCATTCTGGCCGGCGCGGCTGCCGTCATGTTGGCGGCCATGCCGCAGGCGCAGGCCGCTTGGCCGGACAAGCCGATACGCCTTGTGCTGCCGTTCGGCGCCGGCGGTGTCGGCGACGTGACGGCGCGGATCGTCGCCGAGAAACTGGGCGATAAGCTCGGCCAGCGTATCGCCATCGAGAACATGCCCGGGCCCGGCGGCATCAGCGCGGCGCGGGCGGTCACGACCGCGCAGCCTGACGGTTACACCCTTGGCCTTCTGAGCAACGGCACGGCGGCGGCGGTGGCCACCTTCAAGAAGCTGCCATTCGATCCGCTCACCGAATTCGCCATGGTCTCGACCATGGGCCAGTTCGACGCCGTGCTCGCGGTGTCGGCGAAGTCCGAATTCAAGACGCTTGGCGATCTCCTCAAGGCCGCCAAGGCCAATCCGGGCAAGATCAATGTCGGCACCATCACCGCGGGTTCGACGCAGAATCTCGGCGGCGAATACTTCAAGTCGGCGGCCGATATCGACGTCGTGATCGTTCCCTACAAGAGCTCGCCGGATATCGTCGTCGGGCTTCTGCGCAACGACGTGCAGATGATGCTCGACTTTCCGCCGGCGGTGAAGGGCCAGGTCGAGTCCGGTGACATCCGGCTGCTGGCCACGGCCGCGGACAAGCGCTCGCAGATGTTCCCGAACGTCCCAACCGCGGCGGAGCAGGGGATGAAGGGCTTCCGCGTCTATTCGTGGAACGGCATCTTTGCGCCGAAGGACACGCCGAAGGAGATTGTCGACAAGCTCAATAAGGGTATCCGCGAAGTGCTCGCCATGAAAGAGGTGCAGGAGCAGTTCGCCAAGCTCAGCATCGAAGCGCAACCGTCGAGCCCGGAAGAGCTGATGCAGCGGCTCAAGGACGATATCGCCAATCTGAACATGGTGGTCGACAAGGCCGGCATCGTTCGCAAGTAGACGGCGGCGGGGAAGAGGTTGATGGACTGGTCACGCGCCGTCGATCTCTACTGCGAAAGGCTAGACCCGTCGTTCTGGGCCGAGCCGGTCAATGCCGTCACCAATGCGTCATTCCTGATCGCTGCCGTTGCCGCCTTTCTGCAGTGGCGGCGCGGCGGGGGTGGGGATATTCCGGCGCTCGCCTTGATCGCCGTGACGGCGGCGATCGGTGTCGGCTCCTTCATTTTCCATACGGTGGCGACGCGCGGGGCGGCGCTGTTCGACACCGTGCCGATCGCGGTTTTCATCTACGGCTATTTATGGCTGGCGCTGCGGCGCTTCCTGGGCCTGTCGGCGTGGGTGGCGCCGGCGCTGGTCGTGGCCTTCGGCGTGTTCAGCGCGGCCGAGGGCGCGCTGGTGCCGCCCGGCACGCTCAACGGCTCGCATGCCTATCTGCCCGCGCTGGCCGCGCTGATCGTGGTCGGCTGGTTGAGCCGCCCGGGCGTCACGCGGCGGTGCCTGTTCGCGGCGGCGGCCGTATTCGCGCTGTCGATCGTTTTCCGCAGTATCGACCAGGCGGTGTGCGAGGCGGTGCCGCTCGGCACGCATTTCCTCTGGCACACGCTCAACGGGCTGGTGCTGTATCTGTTGCTGCGCGGCGCGCTGCTGGCGCCGCGCTAGGCGGCCGCGGCGCGGCGCTCGAGCAGCCGCGGCAGCAGTTTGGCGATGTCCTGCTGGAAGGCGCTGGCGGTTTGCGCCTTGGCGATGAGCGCCTCGCGTTCGCGCTTAAACTCAGTGCGCTCGCGATCGAATTCGGCGATGAGTTCCTTGACGGTCGCCTCCGCGTTCTCGCGGGTCACATTGATGACGGTGTCGAGGAAGGCGATGTGGCTGTCCTTGCCGGCCGCGGTTTCGATAGCGGCGGTGATCTCGGCATGGCTGTCGTCGAGCAGGGCGCGCAGCGCGGCGATTTCCTCCGCCAGCGTGACCTTGTCCTGCTCCAACGCCTCGAGGCGGGCGTCGCGCTCGGCGATGATGCCCTGCAGATCGGCGACACGCCGTTCGGTGTTGGCGATCAGCGCACTGCGCTCCAATTCGTGGCGGCGTTCAATGCGTTCCTCGGTGGCGACGACCTGGGTGGCGACCGCCACCTGCGCTGCAGCCAGTTCGGCGTGCAAATGGTCGATCAACTGCTGGGCGTCGGCGAGATCGGCCGACTGGTTGTTGAGCGCGCCTTCCTTGGCCGCCAGTCGCACCGATGAATTGCTGGCATCGCGCAGCGCCGAGGCGAGCTGCGACTCCAGCGCCACCTTGTCGGCTTCCGATTCCATCAGCCGGCGCGTCAGTTCGGCGACTTCGGCATCGCGCTCGCTGGCGAGGTCGCGCAGGCTCTTGATGGCGAGCGCCTGGCGCTCGAGATGCTCACGGGCCTCCCGCAGATCGGTCGCCTGGCGATCACGGGCGGCGGTGAGTTCGGCAAGGCGCTGCTCGTGATCGCCCATGTGAACGACACGGGCCGGCGGAACGGATTCGGCACGGTCGGGCGCCGGGGCCTCGTCCGGCACCGGCAGGCGCGGCCACTGGCGCACGCCGCCGTCGCCGGCTGGCGACGCCGCGGGTTCGCGGCGGGGCGCTGCCGCAGGGCCGCTGCGGGCTCCTGGGGGCCGCCGGCCGCCATTGAGCGTGTCGATGCGGTTGGCCAAGGCAGCCAGCCGCGCCGACAGTTCATCGATGTCGGGCGGATTGTCCGCTGATCTGTGGTGATGGTCCGCCGTGCGCATGCGCCCCCCGAGCGCAACCTGACGCGTTCGCGACTCGTCTTTTAACGACAGATTAACCGTGGCGGACGCGGGTTAACGACCCGTTAACGAGGGAACCGCAGGGGCTGACGGATAGCCGAAAGGCTATTCCTCGCGCCGGCCAGGTTCGCGCCGATCCAACGCGATCGACGAACTCGAGGTGGCGCCGCATGCTTCGCATTCCCAGTAATGGCGAATCTCGCCGCCTTCGACAAAGGCCGACGCCATGGGTGCGATAAGCCGGTCGCCGCAAGCGGCGCAGATGAGCGGTGCGCCGAAAGCGCGGATGGAGGAGAGCGTCGCCGGATAGCAGTGGAGCTGCATGATGAGCCTCCTGATCATTCGTCGTTGTGCCGGACCATGACGATCAACCGTGGCGGCCGAAAGGCGGCGAGATGAAACAGTGGTGGCCGCCACAGCAAGCTTTTGTGACGCTGGAATTGTTCAACGTCTTGTGGCGTTGCGGCAAGTGCAGGCAGCACAAGCGAATACGCGCATAACGCAAAGGCCGGCGCATGCGCCGGCCTGTCATCGCGATGTCACGCTGCGATGGCGCCTAGTCTTCGATGTCGTCGTCGAGCGGCGGCAACTGTCTGATCGGCCCCGTCGATAACGTGATCTTCTTGCGCTGCGAGGGCAGGGCTTCCGCCATCATCGGCGACCGGCGCGATTTGGCAAACAGGTCGGATCCCAGATTACCGCCGTGCTCGGCGAGATCGTCTTCCTCGCACGACGCAGCAATGGCAATGCCGAGCGACGCCAGATGCGAGCGCCGAAAGCAGTACACGGCGAGCATCGCCCGCGTGTTGGCCGGCACGGCATCGATCAGCGCCGGCAAGCCTTGCGGCGTGACGCGGTAGAGCTGACCCAGAAGTGACTCAGGTACGGGACACGTCTCTTCATTGAGAAGCATACAGAATCCTCCAACCCCGGAGATTCCGATGTGCCGTGAAATGGTTAATAAGATGGAAAGATGGCTCGGCCTTAAGCGGTGCGCCGCGGCCTTTCACGGGCTTCATCCTCAATGATCTGCACCCGCAACGACAGTTCGAGGCTTGCCATGGCGAGCAATTGTTCGACGGTCTCGAGGTTCAGTTCGCGTGCGGTGAACAGCGATTGATCGATGGTATGCGCAAGCGCGCGCATCTGCAGATGCATGGCGGCCCCCTTCGGCAATGACGTCCCGCAACTGTTGTGGCGGGATGCGTGATGCAGGCTTTTCAAGCGCGCCGTTCTCAGGAGTTTCGCCCAACCCAGTCGCTCGACGCAGCGGCGCAGGCCTGAACAGGCACTGGAACTCTGCGGTCGATTCGGGGTCCGTCGCAAGTGCGCTTTAGGACGCGAGCTTATGCTTCGTCCGAACGATCATGCGGGTGGCGCCGGCGCTTCGTTCGCACGCAAATGTTTTGCGCGCGCTTAACCGGCCTTCTTCAGCGCAATACCATCGAGCCAGTCTTTAGCTTCGGCAACGGCGATAAGACCATCGCGCATCCTGGTGAGGCGCTCATGCTCGTCACCGCTGACCAGGGGATCCTTGCGGCGCGCATCGCATTGCGCGGCCCATTGCCGCAACTCCGCGGACGACAGATTGGTATTCATGTGTGTCACTCCCGGTGGGAGCAAGTGTAGGTCAGGGGTTAGGGCAGGAAGATGGCGGCCGCGCCGCACACAACATCAAGGGAGCCGGTGGCTCAACCTTTCTGCAGATTGTCTTCTTCGACCGTGCGTTCGAACGTCTCGGCCGCGCTCTTGATGCGATAGAGAATTCGGTTGTCGCGCTCGACCGGCATGTGGCGCACGACTTTGCACACACCACGTGCGCCGCCGGCATGGATACCGGCTTCGAAATAGACCGACGTTCCGACGGGATATTTATGAGTCATGGCGGTCTCCCGTAACGGCGCCGAAAAAAAAGAACGTCCGGCCCAATGGGCCGGACGCTCCAACAATCAGATCAAGCGTTCTGAAGGTTGCCCGCGGCTTGCTTGCCACGCTCGGTGACGATTTCGTACGACACCTTCTGGCCTTCCATCAGGCTGCTCATGCCAGCGCGCTCGACCGCCGAGATGTGCACGAACACATCCTTCGAGCCGTCGTTCGGGGTGATGAAGCCAAAGCCCTTTTGGGTATTGAAGAATTTCACAGTTCCGGTTGCCATCAGGCAGTTCCTTACAGATGTTTGATATACGTCGTTATGCGCCCCTGGACATCGATGCCCGGGCGATCGAAACAGTGTGAATTTTCAGGGATGGTCCGCTCCGAAGTGCGGAGGCGAAGAGCACAACTAAAAAGCTCTTGTTTCAATACGTCTCCACTACGCTGTTTACCCCGCAAAGTCAACAAAAGGCGGATTTTGCGGTTCTCAGGTCCGATGGGGCTCTCGATCCGCTGACGAATCGGGCAGGGCGGCAGGCCGATGGACGGCGGCGATGGAACCTTTGACCGGCTGAGCCGTTATCGCCCCATGACCCAATCAATATCCGAAGCCGACCGCACCAAAAAACGGGCGGAGGCGAGTTTCCGTACACGCATTCGCGAAATCGAGGGCCAGAAGGCCGCCAAGGAATATTGGACGGCGCAGAAGGAAGCCATTGAACGCATTCCGCGCCTGCGTGCGCTGCGTCTGGCAAAAGAGGCCGAGCAGAAGGCCGAAGCGCCGGTGAGCAAACCGGTCACCAAGCGGGTGCGCAAGACCGTCTCGGCCTGACGCCGCTCATTCTTCACTTCCTGATTTAGGCTGCAAGCTGTCATCGGTGCTGAAACCAGCCCCGCTGATGGCTTGCGGCCTTGTTGCCTGCGCGCCTGTCGGGACGCGGTCGTCAGACCTGCGCGCCCGGATTGATAAAGCTCAAACGCGGCGCGTTGTCCGGCTCTTATCCTTCACCACTGTTGTGAAGGTGGAGGAGGCCATGACGTTCACGAAGACGGTCTTCGCCGCGGCGTTGATCATCGGACTTCCTGCATCGCCGCTGCTTGCCGATGAAGCCGCCACCGGCGGCAACATGTACCGGCTCTATTGTGCGAGTTGTCACGGCGAGAGCGGCGCCGGCGATGGCCCTGTGGCGTCAGCGCTCATCAACGGCGCGCCGGATTTGCGCATGCTCTCCAAAAAGAATGGCGGCGTCTTTCCCGAGGCCGTGCTGCGCACGCTGATCGACGGCCGCAAGACCATGCGCGCGCACGGCACTTACGCGATGCCGGTGTGGGGGCGGGATTTGTCGGCCATCGGCGGCGATGCCGCGACGGCGCAGACCATCAAAGGGATCGTGGAGTATTTGAGAGGCGTGCAGATGAGGTAGGGGCAGCGAGAGCGACGCGTCTCTGAAGTCTCAACTCGTCAAGAAAATTTAAAAACAGCGAATTGCAACTGCGCAACGAGCCGTTCCACATGTGCCGTTGATATGGCGCCGACAGACCGGCTGCGCTGAAGTACAATCTACGGAAAATTAGGCTGGCGATTGGTGAGCGCGCTGGGACTCGAACCCAGGACCTCGCGATTAAAAGTCGTGTGCTCTACCAGCTGAGCTACGCGCCCGTCACCAAACGCGATGATCTCATCCGATTGGCCCGCCAATAGCGGG comes from Undibacter mobilis and encodes:
- a CDS encoding ceramidase domain-containing protein, producing the protein MDWSRAVDLYCERLDPSFWAEPVNAVTNASFLIAAVAAFLQWRRGGGGDIPALALIAVTAAIGVGSFIFHTVATRGAALFDTVPIAVFIYGYLWLALRRFLGLSAWVAPALVVAFGVFSAAEGALVPPGTLNGSHAYLPALAALIVVGWLSRPGVTRRCLFAAAAVFALSIVFRSIDQAVCEAVPLGTHFLWHTLNGLVLYLLLRGALLAPR
- the queA gene encoding tRNA preQ1(34) S-adenosylmethionine ribosyltransferase-isomerase QueA; protein product: MRTDLFDFDLPPDRIALRPVSPRESARLLVVRPGQAAEFENRTVGDLPEFLQPGDCLVVNDSKVIAARLKGRRIGRGETEPAIEATLHKRLDGSTWRAFILGAKKVQAGDVLRFGSEGRVCFLDQLDAQVLHKDEGGDVTLSFSLHGPHLDQAIEERGDMPLPPYIASKRPTDAQDKTDYQTVFAHADGSVAAPTAGLHFTAELLTRLQARGVALHKVTLHVGAGTFLPVKAGDTADHKMHAEFGVVSAATAAALNAARAKGGRIVAVGSTALRLLESAAGADGVIHEFAGDTAIFITPGYRFKAVDLMMTNFHLPRSTLFMLVSAFSGLETMQRAYRHAIETGYRFYSYGDACLLHPAVAAAKA
- a CDS encoding cold-shock protein — encoded protein: MATGTVKFFNTQKGFGFITPNDGSKDVFVHISAVERAGMSSLMEGQKVSYEIVTERGKQAAGNLQNA
- a CDS encoding amidohydrolase family protein, coding for MTVDLTFLEHRRAPRVKLPAGATDAHCHVFGPGDTFPYAPNRRYTPKDAPKEALRALHDHLGVSRAVIVQASCHGTDNRAMLDCIASDPKRYRGVAIVDGTFTDKDFETLHEGGVRGVRFNFVKHLGGAPDMNVFMRVIDRVKGLGWHVVLHLDAPDIVPLSGMISRLPLPFIVDHMGRVPALAGVDQEPLRALVKLARLDNCWIKVCGAERIDLPPYNRAAPIARILVEVNPERVLWGTDFPHPNSTHECDEADLVDLIPHYAVNERAQQRLLVDNPARLYGF
- the tgt gene encoding tRNA guanosine(34) transglycosylase Tgt produces the protein MTQSFSFTLHKTDGMARRGTVVTPHGPVETPAFMPVGTQATVKGLYPEAVEGTGAQILLGNTYHLMLRPGAERVAALGGLHKFMNWPHAILTDSGGFQVMSLATLRKLTEQGVTFRSHIDGSKHELTPERSIEIQALLGTDITMQLDECLKLPASREEIERAMQLSIRWGERSKRAFEARARDGYALFGIVQGGDDVPLRQQSAKALTDIGFHGYAIGGLAVGEPQEVMLKVVEETTPALPAAAPRYLMGVGTPHDLIEAVARGVDMFDCVMPTRNGRHGMAFTRFGQINLSNARHADDPRPLDEDSPHPLARVYSRAYLHHLTKANEMLGQVMLSTINIAYYQALTAGMRAAIEAGRFADYRETVLEGWRKGDLPPL
- a CDS encoding c-type cytochrome produces the protein MTFTKTVFAAALIIGLPASPLLADEAATGGNMYRLYCASCHGESGAGDGPVASALINGAPDLRMLSKKNGGVFPEAVLRTLIDGRKTMRAHGTYAMPVWGRDLSAIGGDAATAQTIKGIVEYLRGVQMR
- a CDS encoding RCC1-like domain-containing protein, with the protein product MTGRRMRRPLRYARIRLCCLHLPQRHKTLNNSSVTKACCGGHHCFISPPFGRHG
- a CDS encoding Bug family tripartite tricarboxylate transporter substrate binding protein encodes the protein MAKRVFDGTRRGIILAGAAAVMLAAMPQAQAAWPDKPIRLVLPFGAGGVGDVTARIVAEKLGDKLGQRIAIENMPGPGGISAARAVTTAQPDGYTLGLLSNGTAAAVATFKKLPFDPLTEFAMVSTMGQFDAVLAVSAKSEFKTLGDLLKAAKANPGKINVGTITAGSTQNLGGEYFKSAADIDVVIVPYKSSPDIVVGLLRNDVQMMLDFPPAVKGQVESGDIRLLATAADKRSQMFPNVPTAAEQGMKGFRVYSWNGIFAPKDTPKEIVDKLNKGIREVLAMKEVQEQFAKLSIEAQPSSPEELMQRLKDDIANLNMVVDKAGIVRK
- a CDS encoding bleomycin resistance protein, which codes for MTVPSDPARCIPVLASLDIAQSHDFYVGKLGFEAGYRDDKYLIVRRDEMELHFWLAPDRIHPENTSCYIRGGQIVALYEEYKARGVERLSDFEVRPWDMKEFYIHDPHGNLLRFGCSPQEI